The following proteins are encoded in a genomic region of Synechococcus sp. ROS8604:
- a CDS encoding TldD/PmbA family protein: protein MRAGADLVEVFLERTDHLGVLAEQERITSVSPSFGMGAGIRVFLGHRDGFVSTNDLSESGLVQALDQALAMLELEHKGLQREGGFQGLHQLKDFGAKKDTWLAQSPELAEITQRLLEGTARLDQLGQHLDVRRGSFSRDWQEVLVAASDGTYARDIRLHQSSGLSVLAADGEHRASIARRFGSSDRPDDLREWDVDAAANEVCSSAATMLHADYVDGGQMPVVLANRFGGVIFHEACGHLLETTQVERGTTPFADQVGKTIANPAVTAIDEGLSTGAFGSLSMDDEGMESQKTVLIENGVLKGFLSDRAGELRTGHPRTGSGRRQNHGFAAASRMRNTYIAAGPHSTDELIQSVDCGLYCKSMGGGSVGPTGQFNFSVEEGYIIENGQLGRPVKGATLIGEAKEVMPRISMCANDLDLAAGYCGSVSGNISVTVGQPHIKVDSITVGGR from the coding sequence ATGCGTGCCGGCGCTGATCTTGTGGAGGTGTTCTTAGAGCGCACTGATCACCTCGGAGTTCTTGCCGAACAGGAGCGCATCACCAGCGTGTCCCCATCCTTCGGGATGGGAGCGGGGATTCGGGTCTTCCTTGGACATCGAGATGGGTTCGTTAGCACCAACGACCTCAGTGAATCAGGCCTTGTCCAAGCACTGGACCAAGCGTTGGCCATGCTCGAACTGGAGCACAAGGGTCTCCAGCGCGAGGGAGGCTTTCAAGGTCTCCATCAGCTCAAGGATTTTGGTGCGAAGAAAGATACCTGGCTCGCTCAGTCACCTGAGCTCGCTGAAATCACCCAACGTTTGCTGGAAGGAACAGCGCGTCTGGATCAGCTCGGACAGCATCTTGACGTGCGTCGCGGCAGCTTTTCACGCGACTGGCAAGAGGTGCTTGTCGCTGCGAGTGATGGAACCTATGCCCGCGACATCCGCCTGCATCAGTCCAGCGGCCTCAGTGTCTTAGCCGCCGATGGTGAGCATCGTGCAAGCATCGCTCGCCGCTTTGGATCGAGCGACCGCCCGGATGATTTGCGGGAGTGGGATGTGGATGCAGCCGCCAACGAAGTGTGCAGCAGTGCCGCCACCATGCTTCATGCCGATTACGTGGATGGAGGACAAATGCCCGTGGTCCTCGCCAATCGTTTTGGAGGCGTGATTTTCCATGAGGCCTGCGGCCATCTGCTCGAAACCACCCAAGTGGAACGGGGGACAACCCCGTTTGCCGATCAAGTCGGGAAAACGATTGCCAATCCGGCTGTAACCGCGATTGATGAAGGGCTGAGTACCGGTGCCTTCGGTTCTTTATCGATGGACGATGAAGGAATGGAATCGCAGAAAACCGTCCTCATTGAAAATGGCGTCCTAAAAGGATTTTTGAGCGATCGCGCCGGTGAACTCCGCACCGGACATCCACGAACGGGAAGTGGTCGACGGCAAAACCATGGATTTGCAGCTGCGAGCCGCATGCGCAACACCTACATTGCTGCAGGTCCCCACAGCACCGATGAGCTGATCCAATCTGTTGACTGTGGCTTGTATTGCAAGTCCATGGGCGGAGGAAGTGTGGGACCCACGGGTCAATTCAATTTTTCTGTGGAAGAGGGCTACATCATTGAAAATGGCCAATTAGGCCGTCCGGTCAAAGGGGCCACCTTGATCGGTGAAGCCAAGGAAGTCATGCCAAGGATTTCCATGTGCGCCAATGATCTCGATTTAGCCGCTGGATACTGCGGCTCGGTGAGCGGCAACATTTCTGTCACGGTGGGGCAACCCCACATCAAGGTTGATTCGATCACTGTGGGAGGCCGCTGA
- the acsF gene encoding magnesium-protoporphyrin IX monomethyl ester (oxidative) cyclase, with translation MVPPTAVTEATAAPGSNVTAKDPEKDTILTPRFYTTDFEAMAAMDLRPNEAELEAICEEFRKDYNRHHFVRNGEFDGAADQLDPETRKVFVEFLEQSCTSEFSGFLLYKELSRRIKTKNPLLAECFSHMARDEARHAGFLNKSMSDFGLQLDLGFLTASKSYTFFKPKFIFYATYLSEKIGYWRYITIFRHLEQNPDCKIFPIFNFFENWCQDENRHGDFFDALMKAQPDTVRGLRARLWCRFFLLAVFATMYVRDVARKEFYESLGLDAREYDRLVIDKTNENTARVFPVVLDVKNPRFFDGLERLVNNNAALSAVDATHSPAPIKVLRKLPHWVANGVQMASLFFMAPIRSDQYHPSVR, from the coding sequence ATGGTGCCTCCAACAGCCGTGACGGAAGCCACAGCAGCACCAGGATCCAACGTAACGGCGAAAGACCCGGAGAAGGACACGATCCTGACCCCTCGTTTTTACACGACAGATTTCGAGGCGATGGCCGCGATGGATCTGCGGCCTAATGAGGCGGAATTAGAGGCCATCTGCGAAGAATTTCGCAAGGATTACAACCGCCATCACTTCGTCCGCAATGGCGAATTTGATGGAGCCGCCGATCAACTCGACCCGGAAACTCGCAAAGTATTCGTTGAATTTTTAGAGCAAAGTTGCACGTCTGAGTTTTCCGGATTTTTGCTTTACAAAGAGCTCAGTCGTCGGATTAAAACCAAGAACCCCCTCCTTGCCGAATGCTTCTCGCACATGGCCCGTGATGAGGCTCGGCATGCCGGCTTCCTCAATAAGTCGATGAGCGATTTCGGTCTCCAACTTGATCTTGGCTTCTTAACGGCCAGCAAAAGCTATACATTCTTCAAACCGAAATTTATCTTTTACGCCACATATCTGTCTGAAAAAATCGGTTACTGGCGTTACATCACCATTTTCCGCCATCTTGAGCAAAATCCAGATTGCAAGATTTTCCCGATCTTCAACTTCTTCGAAAATTGGTGCCAAGACGAAAATCGCCACGGTGATTTCTTCGACGCTTTAATGAAAGCGCAGCCGGACACGGTGAGGGGATTGCGCGCAAGGCTCTGGTGCCGTTTTTTCCTTCTTGCTGTCTTCGCCACCATGTATGTCCGTGATGTGGCGCGCAAAGAGTTTTACGAATCCCTCGGATTGGATGCGCGCGAATACGACCGCTTGGTCATCGACAAGACGAACGAAAACACGGCACGGGTGTTCCCCGTGGTCCTCGACGTGAAAAATCCCCGCTTTTTCGATGGTCTCGAGCGCTTGGTGAACAACAACGCAGCGCTCAGCGCTGTGGATGCAACGCACTCCCCTGCACCCATCAAAGTGCTGCGCAAACTTCCCCATTGGGTGGCCAACGGCGTTCAAATGGCGTCCCTGTTCTTCATGGCACCGATCCGCAGCGATCAGTACCACCCCAGCGTTCGTTGA
- a CDS encoding DUF2996 domain-containing protein: MSETPATPKAEAKSAAKPAAKPAPKPKLEDKPFQAFMKDDLIPSLSKALSTNHQITALIDLVEGDRPVVGGQCWMLTGALPGDRRFWVCFESDSITSGKTIALAESGTEPSLLESFLIDEKRINLALLQSRLLQRLNGQKWLGGN, from the coding sequence GTGAGCGAAACTCCCGCAACACCCAAAGCTGAAGCCAAATCAGCGGCAAAGCCCGCAGCCAAGCCTGCTCCAAAGCCAAAGCTGGAGGACAAGCCCTTTCAGGCGTTCATGAAGGACGACCTGATCCCATCCCTCAGCAAAGCGCTGAGCACCAATCACCAAATCACCGCTTTGATCGATTTAGTTGAAGGCGATCGTCCCGTGGTGGGAGGCCAATGCTGGATGCTCACCGGTGCCCTCCCTGGCGATCGGCGCTTCTGGGTTTGCTTTGAATCGGATTCGATCACATCCGGTAAAACGATTGCGCTTGCAGAGTCCGGTACAGAGCCAAGCCTGCTGGAGTCTTTTTTAATCGACGAAAAGCGCATCAATCTGGCCCTGCTCCAGTCCCGTTTGCTGCAGCGTCTCAATGGCCAGAAATGGCTAGGTGGGAATTAA
- a CDS encoding flavin prenyltransferase UbiX, whose amino-acid sequence MSLSEQRDRPYVLGVSGASAQPLAQRALQLLLQRERSVHLIMSRGAHEVWLAEQSIQVPVDPELQERFWRTRLNVQTGSLICHRWGDQAATIASGSVATRGMVIVPCSMGTVGRIAAGVASDLLERCADVHLKEGRPLVLAPREMPWSLIHLRNLTTLAEAGARIAPPIPAWYSQPQNLSEMVDFLVVRLFDSLGEELSPLNRWQGRQP is encoded by the coding sequence GTGTCCCTCTCGGAGCAACGAGATCGTCCTTACGTCCTGGGAGTGAGCGGTGCCTCAGCCCAACCGCTTGCCCAGCGGGCCCTGCAACTGCTGCTTCAGCGGGAACGCAGCGTTCACCTGATCATGAGTCGTGGTGCCCATGAGGTTTGGCTCGCGGAACAATCCATCCAAGTGCCCGTCGATCCTGAGCTTCAGGAACGCTTTTGGAGAACGCGGCTGAATGTTCAGACCGGATCTCTAATTTGCCATCGCTGGGGAGATCAAGCCGCCACCATTGCCAGTGGCAGTGTGGCCACTCGGGGCATGGTGATTGTTCCTTGCTCGATGGGCACCGTGGGACGCATTGCCGCCGGTGTCGCCAGTGATCTTCTCGAACGTTGTGCGGATGTTCATCTCAAGGAAGGCCGACCCCTGGTGCTTGCTCCAAGAGAAATGCCATGGAGCCTGATCCATCTCCGCAATCTCACAACGCTCGCGGAAGCGGGAGCAAGAATTGCCCCCCCAATTCCTGCCTGGTACAGCCAACCTCAAAATCTCAGCGAGATGGTTGATTTCCTCGTCGTACGCCTCTTCGACTCCCTCGGTGAGGAATTAAGTCCTTTGAACCGTTGGCAGGGGCGCCAGCCATGA
- a CDS encoding RNB domain-containing ribonuclease, with protein sequence MKFTVADLLDQVPHDGSLEVSKLEKILRLTNRADKQSLSIALKGLDRLGVLSLEEESSVSRGDEIGLIEARLRCSSKGFCFAIRDDGGEDIYIRDHQLNHAWNGDRVLVRIIRDAGRRRSPEGGVQCILQRATTSLLAQVEQQDERLLAVPLDDRVLASIELPEGDRNYRLEGPATSVVEVQLDRYPIAQHPARGHVARSLPLNGGVDADRDLLLTKAHLHTRASAPRTTIKAPIDKRRKDLTDQPCLLLNNWVMDGAPHLPAVHVSPHEGGTQLWIHAPAVAERVNPGNSLDQWLCEQSEALCLGNKWIPLLSPNLAKAAAFNVGESQAAVSLRVEFDSEGEARDWEFCLTKIRPVAEVTSGALAALAGRKPRSRAIPAALKSIKDQIGQLETLIFCAKALHAAELKHGQIELDLPTPDLDSLGDLRASEPDGGNRQWMEPLREEDPFSLLAVFLRAAHATWTQHCQDFNLPALVLQANEPESGALNDVAKAAIALELPLSLDEEGTTSASELAQALIASPSRRVLNLQLKQTLPDPQFRLMQTKAKHITHGSEDIAGEDDASATETEDTSLPAQDESTPLLAPWCCPTLHYADLLNQQVLCQLLNDGKDRPSVRQKETVNLGSKGAASTLTWPLFSGSLQQRLEELLQERHLQRLNSRRRQQAELCRDVIAMAQARSAEPMLDQEQQGVISGVQSYGFFVEIAPSMVEGLVHVSSLNDDWYEYRSRQNRLVGRRNRRVYKLGDPVTVRVSKVDVLRNQIDLDIVMASAVAEDASPLPVAVSEG encoded by the coding sequence ATGAAATTCACGGTCGCCGACCTTCTCGACCAGGTCCCCCACGACGGTTCCCTTGAGGTCAGCAAGCTCGAGAAAATTCTCCGATTAACGAATCGAGCCGACAAACAGTCACTCAGCATTGCGCTTAAGGGCCTTGATCGGCTTGGAGTGCTGAGCCTTGAAGAGGAGAGTTCCGTCTCCCGAGGCGATGAAATCGGGTTAATCGAAGCCCGTTTGCGCTGCAGCAGCAAAGGGTTCTGTTTTGCCATTCGTGATGACGGCGGTGAAGACATTTACATCCGTGACCATCAGCTGAATCACGCTTGGAATGGCGACCGTGTGTTGGTGCGCATCATCCGTGATGCAGGCCGACGCCGATCTCCAGAAGGAGGGGTGCAATGCATTTTGCAGAGAGCCACGACGAGCCTTCTGGCCCAGGTGGAACAACAGGATGAGCGCCTGCTCGCCGTCCCGCTCGATGATCGCGTGCTCGCCTCGATCGAATTACCAGAAGGCGATCGCAACTATCGCCTTGAGGGACCAGCCACATCGGTGGTTGAAGTGCAGCTCGATCGCTATCCGATTGCTCAACACCCAGCGCGCGGTCATGTGGCCCGATCGCTGCCACTCAACGGCGGAGTCGATGCTGATCGCGATCTCTTACTCACCAAGGCCCATCTGCACACCAGGGCAAGTGCGCCCAGAACCACGATTAAGGCACCAATAGATAAACGTCGCAAAGACCTCACCGATCAGCCCTGTTTGCTCCTGAACAACTGGGTAATGGATGGTGCTCCCCACCTACCAGCAGTCCATGTCAGCCCCCATGAAGGTGGGACCCAGCTATGGATTCATGCTCCTGCGGTCGCTGAGCGCGTTAACCCCGGAAACAGCCTTGATCAGTGGCTGTGCGAACAAAGCGAAGCTCTTTGTCTCGGCAATAAGTGGATCCCGCTGCTGAGTCCCAACCTGGCCAAAGCGGCAGCCTTCAACGTTGGTGAGTCCCAAGCTGCGGTGAGTCTTCGCGTTGAGTTCGATTCTGAAGGTGAAGCACGCGATTGGGAGTTTTGTTTAACGAAGATTCGCCCTGTCGCTGAGGTGACATCTGGGGCTTTGGCAGCTTTGGCGGGGCGAAAACCCCGATCTCGTGCCATTCCAGCAGCCCTCAAATCCATCAAAGATCAGATCGGACAACTCGAGACCCTGATCTTTTGTGCCAAAGCTCTTCACGCCGCCGAGTTGAAGCATGGTCAGATCGAATTGGATCTCCCAACACCCGATTTGGACTCTCTGGGAGACCTCCGAGCCAGCGAACCTGATGGGGGCAATCGTCAGTGGATGGAACCCCTAAGGGAAGAGGATCCCTTCTCACTCTTGGCTGTTTTCCTGCGAGCAGCGCATGCAACCTGGACTCAGCATTGCCAGGATTTCAATCTTCCCGCTTTGGTGCTTCAAGCCAACGAGCCCGAAAGTGGAGCTCTGAATGATGTTGCCAAAGCAGCCATTGCCTTGGAGCTACCCCTCTCCCTGGATGAGGAGGGCACCACCTCGGCATCCGAACTTGCTCAAGCCTTGATCGCAAGCCCATCCAGACGGGTGCTCAACCTTCAGCTGAAACAGACCCTTCCCGATCCCCAGTTCCGTTTGATGCAGACGAAAGCCAAGCACATCACGCACGGCAGCGAGGACATTGCAGGGGAAGACGATGCATCAGCGACCGAGACAGAAGACACGTCTCTGCCCGCTCAGGACGAATCGACTCCCCTCTTGGCTCCTTGGTGTTGTCCCACCCTGCATTACGCCGATTTGTTGAACCAGCAGGTGCTGTGTCAGCTGCTCAACGACGGCAAAGATCGTCCCAGCGTTCGCCAAAAAGAAACGGTCAACTTGGGCAGCAAAGGGGCTGCTTCAACGCTGACCTGGCCCCTGTTTAGTGGGTCTCTGCAACAACGATTGGAGGAGCTGCTCCAAGAACGCCACCTACAACGGCTCAATTCTCGGCGTCGCCAGCAGGCAGAGCTTTGCCGAGACGTGATTGCGATGGCTCAGGCACGAAGCGCTGAACCCATGCTCGATCAGGAGCAACAAGGCGTCATCAGCGGCGTTCAAAGTTATGGATTCTTCGTGGAAATTGCTCCCTCGATGGTGGAGGGACTCGTGCATGTCAGCTCCTTGAACGACGATTGGTACGAATACCGATCACGCCAAAATCGCTTGGTCGGTCGACGCAACCGCCGCGTTTACAAACTTGGAGATCCCGTCACGGTGCGTGTGTCCAAGGTGGATGTCCTGCGCAATCAAATCGACTTGGACATCGTGATGGCATCGGCAGTAGCTGAGGATGCGTCGCCACTGCCGGTGGCAGTGAGTGAGGGTTAA
- a CDS encoding TMEM165/GDT1 family protein, which translates to MDFALLISTFVTVFLAELGDKTQLATVAISGTSDRPLAVFLGSSSALVLASLIGAVAGGSLSAVIPAEWLQLVASTGFLVIGGRLLLPMLQAGLGSTQTEE; encoded by the coding sequence ATGGACTTCGCCCTCCTCATTTCCACTTTTGTGACCGTGTTTCTGGCAGAGCTCGGTGACAAAACCCAACTGGCAACAGTGGCCATCAGCGGCACATCCGATCGACCGTTGGCGGTGTTTCTGGGATCGTCCAGCGCGTTAGTGCTCGCCAGCTTGATTGGTGCTGTTGCTGGAGGGTCCTTGTCGGCTGTGATTCCCGCCGAGTGGCTGCAACTGGTGGCCTCCACAGGGTTCCTGGTGATCGGAGGCCGCTTGCTCCTGCCCATGCTCCAAGCCGGGCTGGGATCCACCCAGACGGAGGAATAA